The DNA sequence tcgataaaaatatataacaaaatcccTGATTCTATTGAAGACGTTgaaacttataatatatttcgaaataaaCTGAAATCATGGTTAATTGCTAAATCATTTTATTCTTATCATGAATTTATGGCATCTGACAATAGTGATACGACTGAGAATTAATTCTACTAAAACCAATAACTTTGTCTCAATGTAATGGAATGattaaatgaattattattataaatgaattgacactattattattattttaattgataatGTATTGTAATGTCATCGGAAGTATATTTGGATTATTCAGTGtagaaatcaaaattatgttatgttatgttttaaggtaattttaagtatttagtttttaagattaTCATGCTTTACCCTATTCAGGGTCCATGCTGttacaatttaaatgattatataCCATCCATGTACCATGGATTGCAGTAAATAAATgacatgaaatgaaataataagctacaaaaaacattagaaaactaagggattcagatcgaaggtcattggcgtggggtAGCCCCTTAATGATCAATCatcattaataaattcaattctTCAGATGAATTATCATCTGAAGAATTGACGATGTTGTTATCTTCGTTATCCTCAGTATCACGTTCAAATTCACTACAAGTATCAGCAGAATATTTTTGCGGTGACGGGTCATCATGGATAAGTACGTTATCCATTGTGGGTTTTAAAAGTTGCAGAACTTTCTCTGGAATGgcagaatgttttcgtttttttttgtctatCACCAACGGACTTGGTCGACAAAAGACGGTCAGAAGACTCCAAAGCTCGGTGAAACAAGTCAAGGACAGTggttttacggtctaatttgcGTATATGGTGCTCTCGATCATAACGCCAAAATGTGTTCCTTGATTCACCGGCTTGTTCTGAGACCATTCCAATGGGTAAGATTCTATGATTTTTGCACCATGACGCCTCACCCCCGCTTCTCCTGACATTGAGTATTGATATTGGGTTTAAGCGTAATACCACGCAATGTTCTTCATCGAAGATATGACCCAAGGTTCTTTTGCGTAGCACAATTTTTTAAGAGTCAAACataataaattttgttttgacCTTTTGGTTTTAAAAAGTTATGAGTGATTTAAtgatataagtaatataataaaccAAAATTAACGATGTTATTTATGAGCAGAATCAATAAATATGACTGAACATGATAATTAAATTTCCATAGAAAAGTTagtgacaacagtgacaaccctaaacaaaaattttaaaaattcatatctcGTCACCCCTTCATTTTTATGAGCTGGCAtttaatatataagtatgttattatGTGTAAATTCagtccattcaaaaataaaatgcgACCATTGAGGCACTgtcccaaaaaaaaatatttttcctattTGGTAAAAACCTTAATTGTGTCTTAATGTACCGTGTTTTTTATGCAGTTTTTTTGCAGAATTATGGCTACAAACTTCTTTTATGGGAACATTACACACTgtgtaatgctaaaaaaaacgaactatagaacgTGAAATGCATGGTGAcatgcgataaaaatgcgactgtGCTACCGTCGCAGGTATGTTTTTGATCCAGTGACGGCATCATGTCAAATaatgaatgtttatttacagtacatatggccctattttcacgcactagtgcgtaaaatagcacttttcgtgcgatgtcaaaagtttaaactttaaagggccatatgtactgtaaaacgttgttcgatacacgtgcgaataggtaattcgcaactcgtgtcgatttaaaacactcccttcggtcgtgttttaatttatcgccactcgtttcgaatttcctcttttttgcacttgtatcgaaaataactatttcagtcATGCGAAAATTGTGTCGATACAGTCGACTTGTAAAGACTCGCGGTTGTACCGAATTAAGAGCGATATGAATCGATTTTATACTCCAGCCTTAAACCTAAAGAAACCATAGAGAAAGCAAAGGAAAGGTATGCTAATTAGGATTTTATTATCtggaaaataaagtaaattatcatttaaaatatgTCGCCCCAGGTAATGTAAGATAGTGGTTTAGTATCGAATAACGCGGCTCAAATAACTATTGTGTCTTAAATGATCGGCATTGAATGTCATATCGATTGAAATTTATTAGGTGCACTGTCGCGGTGACAACGtgaataggtaataggtacggGGGGtcaaccgcgaaaaccgaaattcgcaaattgcggggatctttctcttttactttcattaagacgtaattagagtgacagagaagaaTGCCTTCGAATCGAgatgaacttcgattttcgcggttatagccctgtagtGTAGGTATCCTCTAGTGACTCaccatacaagaaaaattggcAGTCCAATTTGAACCAATGGTTGTGGAGAATAGAgttgaaattgttttatttgattttaaaatCCGTCATAGGGACAATTCCGTACGCGAGCGTTTTTTcaaacaataggtaggtacctatagtacctaactTCTGAAATTTGCAACCGTATTATATTttggacaaaaaaaaaactgaggTTTTACCAACGCCCATTACCGGATAAGTGTAATTATCCATATGTGCATTTTATTGCATATAAATGTGGCGAAATGTCAATCAATCGGTAAGACAAGAATCGCTTTaggtataatatacctacctacaaattcATTTGCCCATGCATCCATTGATTGGTAagtaataagtagttaaatactcATTCTTTTCCACCGACATACGGCATAGAATGTCATCATAGGAGCATTTACCCTAGGACCAAAATGGCCCCTTTTGGTTAACCACAGACTTGTGTTTTCTTACTAGACTATACTAGATAAATATATGAAGTTCACCGTATCTTCACAGCGGACCCGATAATATTAGGTTCTAAAGTCAAAAGTTCACTGGGAATGGCTTCTTTTATCACtaaggtacagtcgacgtcaatgatgtttacatttttgcctTATGACAACGGAGTAAGGTACAAATACAGGGAGCAAAAGTGTTaagtgggtcaatcaactatttcttgttgttattctgtcccatcaacGAGGGAGACActatagtagcatagattgttagaagaactgctgtaccatgttttactaacatgctcagtagatgtctcATTATGGAAatgtcttataactaccataaaatgcaagtttggttcatttaaatacgaataacctagaattttaagagtgactcaggagaccgtaaccatagcaacgtgtgacaagaaaaagttgattaacccaagtAACACATCTTTGACGTCGTCTGTAACATCGATTTACCTAGTGGTTTGAAGTAAAATGAGTTATTTCTCAGTTGTTAACTACGTCTGACGTAGACTTACCTACTTGATCAATTGATCAAGTACTTAATTAGTAGATAATTACCTGAAGATGGTATTATTAGTAactaattatttacctattataataatattctcaAGCAAGGTATGTATCATTGCGCAACGCGACAAGATTTTTGTGataaatacctactcgtacctactaataaaattaaaccCCGAGAGCTCTAATAGGTCAAATCTTCATTTCATTTCTCTAtctattacatacatatttgttatattatatcacgttatataagtaagtaaattcATAGAGTAGGTAAATGGGTACATTATTGCCTTAAATGCTACTTGGAAAAACAGTTTGCAAGTAAATTGTTCAATGGATAGCTTTAACGCAAAAGTATCCAGTGATAAATTGTTTGATCAATTGCGATTGACTCTTATTATTATGTCGTTTAAGTCTAATTTTCAATGATCCACTATCCTTAAAGAAATGTATTAGGTAGTGTGTGTGGTATTAGTTTTAGTTGAGTTCGAACCTTCCAGCTTTGATGACACTGGTGCTAGTTATCAACAGTGAATAGTGATCTAATACCGATACGAGATTAACATCTAATTTCATACTTTGAGTTGATAACTTATCAAATGAATCATATCttatttgagttttgatttttgcgacagttttgtttcttttgtgTGATATTAGTTGTTTAATGAATACAGTGGTGATGGCTCAGCTGCAAAATGGACATTCGAAAAAACATTTGGAAATTGCAATTGTCGGCGGAGGTTTAGTGAGTACCcttcaattttatatattttttttttacaatatttttgtaaactatATTTTAGCGTAATTATAATTTGTAGGTatggtatacatatttatgtgttTTTACAAATGATTATTGATTACAGTAGGCCAGGTTCATGGTTAGGTACTCGCGGTTAGGCTATActtttctataggtacctagtgaTTTCTTTCAATAAACATGGTATAGTATAAGTCTGTTTATTTAGTTCCAATCACAATGCTATCCTAAAACTATTGTCACTCCTCCTAGTGGGAATTGTCTTAGGATGTAGGCTATATCTACCATTTTGTAATTTTccctgtaaatattattggcctgtatctgttttttccccaataaagaaaataaaataaataaaatatcttgtaAGAGTTGCTGCCGCTGCCGCTGGTAACgagaataggtatttattttaaactgtgtTTCGAATTTATTTACAGTTACCATTTTTTTCATTAGAACGTTGTTATTTTGATTACAAAATATCACCGTATCCCTTTGctgtgtatatttttattttaacattccATTATTATTGAGGCTCTGGCAATACATAAACtttaatttatcaattttacatttgtgCGCGTATATACGGTGTTAGCAGTGTGTGTATGTTTAGgaatcatccattaattacgtcacacgaatttctaggtttttttacccctcccgaGGGGGGACACACTtggtcacacttggtcacattttgcaaacccctccccccctggtatgacgtcacattttaggcaattttgttttcaacgaaatcgacaatattaactcggcattatttttttaacaaaaaaatatttttgatacgtatataaatattagtaattttataactattatttaactgtaggtacagcgaataaaaaaatataaaataattttcggttactgatgaagttaaagtgacatcacaatgtttgtgactcccccctcccccatgtcacaacatgtcacattttcttgaccccctccctccccctaaacgtgtgacgtaattaatggatgaccccttagtTCAAAATCAATTTCCGGTGACCCTATCAGCTGAATCTGGTACCTATAAAAAAGTGGACGTGCGACATACAATTTAAAGCCAAGACTGAGCTACTCTATGGGAATTAACTAATCactattaagtaggtaggtaactgtGGTCATCACCTATTATGGCCATGGAGCTAATTTGAACTTTCATCGAGTTTCGGGGTTAATAAAAGCGAACTTAACCTACAGTAAAAAGGATTTAAATCCTTATTATTGCGACACATTTGTTAagcaatattgtttttttataggTTGGATCCTTGGAAGCTTTGTACTTGGCAAAAAGAGGACACAGAGTCCACATTTTTGAATACCGCGAAGGTAAGACGGTTTTTTTATAGTTACTTATTGTGTACCTATAGTTAGAATATTTTATAATGTCCGAAAGTTTGGAAGGactgaaaataaaaatctaatggTGCTTACGTGTCACTATTTAGGGTCCCTATTTAACTGGAGATATTGATAGAAGATAACGTATGTAGCTATGgctaattttgaaataaaagtttGCAAAAACGCAAGAGCTGCAAATTTTGACTTCGTTACTTATCAATATTGACGGAGACAATTCTTTTTATCACTTACTCTAGTTTACTAGAGTCTCGTAAATAATCTCAGATAAACTATTAGATTGCTTGATACTTTAGCGAGCAAATAAAATCACCCCCTCTGCATGTATGGTTTAAACCGATGTGCTCATTGTTGTAACATGTTAACAGAAAATATAAACACACATTGAGAAGTTGCTTGTGGCTGtatgtaataaattataaactctCACAGATATACGAAAAACCCCGCTGGCTCGGGGCAGATCGATTAACCTCGCGCTATCGGTGCGCGGGCGCACGGCGCTTAAGGATGTTGGTCTCGAGGAGCAGATGATCCAGCATCACGGGATCCCCATGCGGGCCCGTATGATCCATCGTCTGGATGGCTCTACGTACGCGATACCGTACGATGCTAGAACTAATCAGGTTTGCTTTCATTACCTACTTTACAAAAATGACCCAAAACGTTATCGCTGTGTGGGTTCATAATCCTCAAGGATGTAGAGCTATCTCGGGGTCTTAATGCGGGCTAGTATGATCCATTGCCTCGACGGCTCTACGTACGCTATATCGTACGATGCCAGAACAAACGGTTTGCTTATATATGTTCATTTCACAAATGATGACGTGACCGTGCGTTTTCGCTACGCGGAGGCACGGCCCTCAAGGGTATATGATACCGTAGAAGCTCATATGATACCGTACCATACGATTGCTGCTAGGACTAATTAAGTTTGCTTAAAATATGGTGCTAATACCACGCGCTGTCACAGTAGGCACTTATAGGATTTACCGTTCCTTATAGATTTGAGGTTAGAGAAGTAAATAATCCAACATAACGGGATCGCGATGCGGGCTCATATGATCCATCGGCTAGCATACAAATGAAAACGACATGAAATTGATAAGGAAATAAGAAaggaaataaacatttttttattttacaaaaacaattttTCATTTGTTTAGCGAACTATAATCAAAAATccttaggtatttatcattaaCGATTGTCATCTGTTTTCAGTGCATATACTCAGTTGGCCGAAATTATCTCAATGGACTTCTGTTGCAAGGTAAATTGATTTCTCTATAATGTTAAATAATTGAGTATCAAACCTATAATTGAAAACAGTCATTAGTttaaatcttaaaaataaaaacaccatTTTTGTCTACGGTAGGTACCTCACGCTTAAGCACAGGATAATCGTAGTAACAAATATGTTTCACATTAAAAATTTTCAGAATCAGAGAAATACGAGAATGTCGAGAGGCATTTCAACCACAAATTGGTCGAAGCCAATTTACGAAAAGGATCCTTGAAATTCGAGACGTGAGTATCACGACGCAATATGTGTTTGATGTTGTCAATTGAGAatctcctttttgaagtcgggtaataaaataggtacctacttatacctaggtGAACTTTCCGGCTTGAGCTGGCACAGGGAAAAAAAGTTTACCTGATATATGAGTTCGACTATAGCGGCGTTCGTTACTTTATGTAAGGCAAAAGAGCGTTTCATTATTAGTTTAAGTAGGTCGTAGGTAACTTTACCTAACACTGATTATTAAGCATGATGTGAGCAGTCTCACATGATTAGTCCCATGGAAGCTGGTAAGTACATGGAATTCGTCGATGCCATGATGGTGCTCTTCAGTCCCAGTATTCCCTGCAACACAACAGTAAAATAGATATTAATTCCCCATTTGGACAAAGGTTTCATTTCTCGCATGGAAAGGGGCCACGAAGCCTCTGGACCGTTCTAAATAAACGTGTCCTCATTTTGTTTTTAGACTTGCGAAATAGTCCTTTCTAAAAGGCCCTGAACGGTATTTTTAGATAAGGCCAATGTGGGGAAGACCCgcatttaaatttattgcaGGGAACAGATCAAGTCATAGGGCAAGCACTTTCATATTTGCATACTTAAGTCACTCAGTCAGAAACGAAGAGTTAATAGCAGGCATAGCAGCGAAAGCGTTGGTATATAGACGGCCTTACTTTACATACGGTCCTCACCACATtggctttgtttatttaaagtAAAGTTTTAATGAGTTCTATATTTTTTGCTTCAAAATGATGACCACAAAATCTTCTAATTTGCTTCCCTGCCTTTTTCAGCCCAGGCAAAGAAAACGTCCAAGTCACAGCTGACCTGATCATAGGCGCAGACGGAGCGTTTTCCGCCGTCCGCAAATCTATGATGAAGCAGCCCCTCTTCGACTACAGCCAGAAGTACATTGAGCATGGATATTTGGAGCTGTGTATACCGGCCGATGAAAGTGGTGGAGTaagttatatatatagattaaaccGGTTTTCTGCTTGTGGATAGTTTAAATAAGGAAATCGCTGTTTGGTTTCGTTTTGAGACAATATATTTCAAAGAAGTATATGTAATAAGAAACACAACATAGGTACTGTTGCCATAGAAGCGATTGAAGAAAAGattggaagcgctggtggcctagcggtaaaagggtgcgacttgcaatccggaggtcgcgagttcgaaacCCGGgtcgtaccaataagtttttcggaacttattgtacgaaatatcaatatcatttgatatttaccagtcgcttttcggtgaaggaaaacatcgcgaggaaaccggactaatcccaatacgggcctagtttaccctctgggttggaaggtcagatggcagtcgctttcgtaaaaaatagtgcccacgccaattaccgggattagttgccaagcggaccccaggctcccatgacccgtggcaaaatgccgggacaacgcgaggaagatgatactGTTGCCATAGAAATATGTAGATATGAGAGATTGTTGATGGTTTGAGATAAATACGTTGTCACAATATTGTACCTACTCTTAATAACACTCAAGGATTCCTGTTATGATGGTACCATTGCATCATGAAGTTGTTTTTATGCTGTTTTAATAGCTATCATTACTATCATTCAATGATAACGCCTTAATTAGTAATAAGGCCAAACCATTAGATGTTAATgaacaaaaactaaaattataaacagaGAGTTGGCCATGGaataaggtaggtacttatacaatatTTAGTGCAACGTTATTACTGGATTACGTGTTTGGAGAGGAAGGTATTTGTTGACCTccattaaagtttaaaattacttgccagaaaaaaaaattgctaaaaACTACTGGCCAtttcttaagagcccatcaacgtgcacactagcgccactgctgaataatcgtgattatttaaatttaacgaaatatatttaaaaaaccggccaagtgcgagtcggactcgcgcatggagggttccgcacaattaacaaaaaatagagcaaaacaagcaaaacaacggtcacccatccaagtactgaccccgcccgacgttgcttgtTGTTGGTCAAAAATgaccgttttaactttggacgcatacttagattgacgaatccagcaaaatagaaactagtttgatgtattcaaagggtactttaatacaagatacagtacgtagcggccctcttttttaaatatatttcgttaattttaaataatcacgattatttagcagtggcgctagtgtgcacgttgatgggctcttaaacggGTTACAATGGGTTATATAACTGTAGGTAGGCTGTAGGCTTTTCCAACAGTCGTAGCTAGTCGTAGATCCACAAGATGGTGAAACTTGACTTAGATAAGTTTTAACCTCAGTATCTGGTCATTTTTGTGATTAAGCACATATTACGCTTGGCACCTGGAGATGCATATGATGGCTACACTTACACCTTAGATAGGATAGCTAGTCTTCTTTAGCAGAATAACttaaaaaacaacaattaaAGATCGTCTTATAGTTCCAGATGCCCCCGAACTACCTCCACATATGGCCGAGAGGCAACTTCATGATGATCGCGCTCCCCAACCAAGACTGCTCCTGGACTGTGACTCTCTTCATGCCGTTTACCAACTTCAAGACTATCGACAGTGAGGCAAAACTGCTTGTGTTCTTTGAGAAGTACTTCCCTGATTCCATTCCCTTCATTGGGAAGGAGAAGTTGATACAGGACTTCTTTGGTGGTTCGCCGTCTCCTTTAGTTGCTGTGaaggtaattaatttttaattaaggtaCCTGTATAGGTCTACCTGTACTAGCTTTCTCTTGATTCGCGTAGAAATAGTAAATCTGCCCCTGTTTTATCTCCTTTAGTACTCTCGTACTAAATTGTGACCTCATGGGTGAATTTAGTGCTAAACAGTGCCCTGTCCTTTTCAAGACGATAAACGGTCTGTGTGCCATTTGCAAACGATTTGCCTGTTTTTATGTGACCTTCCATTTCTCGAAGATGAAACTTAAAGTctaaatgaaaatatatttttagagtCAGGTGCAAACTGAACTAGGCTACTATATTGGTACCTATTCCTTGAGGTGAGAAATTTGCGTAGGCATAGGCGATGCCTTAATGTCCACAAAGGCGTTTAATACACATGAATATCAAACGTTGCTGCAGGCACATTTTGCATAAAATCTAGCTGTTGCAGATACTAATAGccattatgtaggtacgaaTATGAGCTTATGCAGCGCAAGCTATTAGTTGATTTTAGAGTTTCTAACACCAATATTGCGCTCTGAAGCTTCAACATCACTGCACTTCTCTGCACTTTATACGATGTGTTTCCGATGTGTTTGTGTTTTCGTTTCCTATACTATAGTATACTActctactattgatgctgactgtactatacctataggaATGATGATTAGGTATTACAGTGGCCAtaaatatatcggagcagccgagGTTTTTACAAATATCAGAATGAAGCAGATATTTTAAGCACCTTATTATCCGCTTATTAGAcctatatctaatggcgactgtatatgTATTCTAGGACATTTCGTTATTTTTGCCACTTCAGTTTTTGCACGCGGCCCGCAAgtgtataatacaatacaaatcctctttattgcacaatctCAATAAAACACGTGTatcatttcttaaaaaaaaatctcttccAACACTGCAAGCTGCCAATTCTTTTTTCCAGTGCCGCCCCTACCACGTAGAAGACAAAGCCCTTATAATCGGCGACGCAGCGCACGCCGTCGTTCCGTTCTACGGGCAGGGCATGAACGCCGGCTTTGAGGACTGCACGCTCCTGGACAAACTGTTCCTAAAACATCACGACGGCCTAGCGGAGATACTGGAGGAGTTCTCGCAGACTAGGTGGGAGGATACGCACGCGATCAGCGATCTGGCAATGTACAACTATGTCGAGGTAAGTATGGGTGAACCAACTTTTTAGTCGCACTCCAGTTGCCATGGTTAGTTGTCCAGGGGACCAAAGACCCTTGAAATCCTGATTTTATATTTCCATAATGGACCATCTACTAAGCATGCTAATAGAACAGCATGCCACATCTTTTCGAACAAAGTGTGCTAATATTGTCCCTTGGACAACgggatttaataaaatttatatactTGTCCTAATTCCTAATTCTCTGAAACGGTCGGATTTGTGAATAAAAGCAATGAAATATTAATTCCCCTATTATCAAACGTTTCAATGGTCCTTTGTGCCTGTATGTATTCATATTGGCTAAGCAAGCATCGGTGATTAGAGTTTTTACAGAAACCAGTGTATTGTGACCTTGAAGTGAGTAAAAATCATAGGCTACCTAGAAGCATGAGAGCATAAATGTGTGTTGACCAGCAATCGTGTTGGG is a window from the Cydia amplana chromosome 6, ilCydAmpl1.1, whole genome shotgun sequence genome containing:
- the LOC134648917 gene encoding kynurenine 3-monooxygenase, producing MNTVVMAQLQNGHSKKHLEIAIVGGGLVGSLEALYLAKRGHRVHIFEYREDIRKTPLARGRSINLALSVRGRTALKDVGLEEQMIQHHGIPMRARMIHRLDGSTYAIPYDARTNQCIYSVGRNYLNGLLLQESEKYENVERHFNHKLVEANLRKGSLKFETPGKENVQVTADLIIGADGAFSAVRKSMMKQPLFDYSQKYIEHGYLELCIPADESGGFQMPPNYLHIWPRGNFMMIALPNQDCSWTVTLFMPFTNFKTIDSEAKLLVFFEKYFPDSIPFIGKEKLIQDFFGGSPSPLVAVKCRPYHVEDKALIIGDAAHAVVPFYGQGMNAGFEDCTLLDKLFLKHHDGLAEILEEFSQTRWEDTHAISDLAMYNYVEMRDLVTRPSYRLRKAMDDFLFWLVPNFWVPLYNSVTFTTMPYSQCVKNREWQDKMLKYFFVSAISSAILGYFVMSR